The Pontibacter pudoricolor genome contains a region encoding:
- a CDS encoding toast rack family protein — translation MKKLLYCIALLFPLALQAQNAHKFNHTLGLDGTKQSNINIEIPAGELTLKTGSAQLIETKVNYNLKDWKPSTNLTRSNGSTSLTIKQKSNNGNNNAGENKWNVSLNRNTPLNLSLSMGAGKSNIDLSNSRLQKLNIEAGAVGCDINLKGSTVKVVEIAAGVGELNLDMTGNWNHNVQVDISGGIGEVNLKLPKNVGVRLNPTGLGSKNLNGFKKNGSYYQNAAYGKSKHTLTINVSGGMGSINVVEG, via the coding sequence ATGAAAAAGCTGCTTTATTGTATAGCACTATTATTCCCGTTGGCCTTGCAGGCTCAGAATGCACATAAATTTAACCATACGTTAGGGCTGGATGGCACCAAACAAAGCAACATAAACATTGAGATTCCGGCCGGTGAACTGACCCTTAAGACCGGAAGCGCCCAATTGATTGAAACGAAGGTAAACTATAACCTGAAGGATTGGAAGCCCAGCACAAACTTAACCCGCAGCAACGGCAGCACCAGCCTAACTATAAAACAGAAGAGCAACAACGGTAATAACAACGCCGGCGAAAACAAATGGAATGTAAGCCTGAACAGGAATACGCCGCTTAACCTGTCGCTATCTATGGGTGCTGGCAAATCTAACATAGACCTGAGCAACAGCCGGTTGCAGAAACTAAACATTGAAGCCGGAGCCGTGGGCTGCGACATAAACCTGAAAGGCAGTACCGTAAAAGTTGTTGAAATTGCAGCCGGCGTAGGCGAGCTGAACCTGGATATGACGGGCAACTGGAACCACAACGTGCAGGTTGATATTTCGGGTGGCATTGGCGAAGTAAATCTAAAGCTGCCTAAAAATGTTGGCGTGCGCCTGAACCCGACCGGGCTTGGCAGCAAAAACCTGAATGGTTTTAAAAAGAACGGTAGCTATTACCAGAATGCGGCTTATGGCAAAAGCAAACATACGCTAACTATAAACGTATCCGGTGGCATGGGCAGCATAAATGTGGTGGAAGGATAG
- a CDS encoding ABC transporter permease, with the protein MWQNYFKVALRNIYRNKVYAAINIAGLALGVASCLLIFLYVQDELSYESHFSKADRIVRVAGEIEHEGQVNKFALSPPLLAPILLKDYPELERVTQLANARKQTVWYKNKSYNEENLLFADSSFFHVFDYEFLAGDPATALDEPRTIVVSEQLADKYFGGAEQAIGQALKFSRDSYMVTGVFRDKGHSHIQANAFLARSTLDTKRQDIITDDNHWFHMSRYTYVLLRDKSQIAPFQEKLKTFADTHVTPWLKENELAANMTFMLQPLPSIHFNTVYSDDLSPAGNINYIYIFAAVAVFLLLIASINYMNLATARSAKRAKEVGLRKVVGAYRSQIIGQFIGESLLITMLAVVLALALVQILIPTFNALTGKHFDANFFLQPEVSLALFAIILFIGAIAGSYPAIFLSGFKPVDVLKSDKSPKGGSAALRRTLVVIQFTISLIMIIGTIVVFSQMQFLKNRDLGFNKERILAIDIPVGDSMLVKQLPTIKQELLSNPDIESVSNSADIPAESNSTILIFAEKNGATLQNAMDVMFVDYDFIDVMGIDVKEGRNYSRNYKTDLKGGLIINEAAAKKMGWKEPIGKKIQMAEWDAKVIGVVKDFHIKSLHTKVEPLVLALVPESSGYLLVRLKPQNMPATIRFIQEKWQAIDTKHPMEYFFMDEHFDKQYRTEEKMLTVFGYFAGLTIFIACLGLFGLASFTAEQRTKEIGIRKVLGSSTGSIVLLLSRDFALLVLIAIVLAIPVAWYGMDKWLQDFAYRTDLSWWIFAVAGFAAMSIALLTVSFQAVRAALQDPVKAIRTQ; encoded by the coding sequence ATGTGGCAGAACTACTTTAAGGTTGCGCTCCGCAATATTTACCGCAATAAAGTCTACGCTGCCATAAACATTGCAGGGCTGGCTTTAGGCGTCGCCTCCTGCCTGCTCATTTTTTTATATGTGCAGGATGAGCTGAGCTATGAAAGCCACTTCAGTAAAGCCGACCGTATAGTTAGGGTTGCCGGCGAAATTGAGCACGAAGGACAGGTAAATAAGTTTGCCTTGTCTCCTCCGTTGCTTGCCCCAATCCTTTTAAAAGATTACCCGGAACTGGAGCGTGTAACGCAACTGGCCAATGCCCGCAAACAAACCGTATGGTACAAAAACAAAAGCTATAACGAAGAGAACCTGCTGTTTGCCGACAGCTCTTTTTTTCATGTTTTTGATTATGAGTTCCTGGCCGGCGACCCAGCTACCGCCCTGGACGAGCCCCGGACTATAGTTGTAAGTGAGCAACTGGCAGACAAATATTTTGGCGGAGCTGAGCAGGCCATAGGCCAGGCACTAAAGTTCAGCCGCGATTCTTACATGGTAACCGGCGTGTTTCGCGATAAAGGCCACTCGCATATTCAGGCCAATGCTTTTTTAGCCCGCAGCACCCTCGATACCAAACGCCAGGATATAATAACTGATGATAACCACTGGTTTCACATGAGCCGCTACACCTATGTGCTCCTGCGGGATAAATCTCAGATCGCCCCTTTCCAGGAAAAACTGAAGACATTTGCGGATACCCACGTTACCCCCTGGTTAAAAGAAAACGAGCTGGCTGCCAACATGACTTTCATGCTGCAACCTTTGCCCTCTATTCACTTCAACACCGTTTATTCCGATGATCTTTCCCCGGCTGGCAACATCAACTACATTTATATTTTTGCGGCAGTAGCTGTTTTTTTATTACTGATCGCCAGCATCAACTACATGAACCTGGCTACGGCCCGCTCCGCCAAACGTGCTAAAGAAGTAGGCCTGCGCAAAGTGGTGGGTGCTTACCGCTCCCAGATTATCGGGCAGTTTATCGGCGAATCTCTCCTGATCACGATGCTGGCTGTGGTGCTGGCGCTTGCATTAGTCCAGATCCTTATCCCGACCTTTAACGCACTTACCGGCAAGCATTTCGATGCCAATTTCTTCTTACAACCTGAAGTTTCGCTGGCCCTTTTTGCCATCATCCTGTTTATTGGCGCCATTGCCGGCAGCTACCCGGCTATTTTCCTGTCGGGTTTTAAGCCTGTAGATGTACTAAAGTCCGATAAAAGCCCGAAAGGCGGAAGCGCTGCGCTCAGAAGAACGCTGGTGGTTATCCAGTTCACAATTTCGCTCATCATGATCATCGGAACTATAGTTGTCTTCAGCCAGATGCAGTTTTTAAAGAACCGCGACCTGGGTTTTAACAAAGAGCGGATACTGGCTATTGATATACCTGTAGGCGACTCGATGCTGGTAAAGCAGCTGCCAACCATAAAACAGGAACTGCTGAGCAACCCAGACATAGAAAGCGTTTCCAATTCGGCGGATATACCTGCTGAATCTAACAGCACCATATTGATTTTTGCGGAGAAGAACGGGGCCACCCTACAAAATGCCATGGATGTGATGTTTGTGGACTATGACTTTATAGATGTGATGGGAATAGATGTAAAAGAAGGCCGTAATTACTCCCGCAACTATAAAACCGACCTGAAAGGCGGGCTGATCATAAATGAGGCGGCAGCAAAAAAAATGGGCTGGAAAGAACCGATCGGGAAAAAGATACAAATGGCAGAATGGGACGCTAAAGTGATCGGGGTTGTGAAAGACTTCCACATTAAATCATTACATACCAAAGTGGAGCCGCTGGTGCTTGCTCTTGTACCTGAGTCGTCGGGTTATTTGCTGGTGCGCCTGAAGCCGCAGAACATGCCGGCAACTATACGCTTTATACAGGAAAAGTGGCAGGCTATCGATACGAAGCACCCGATGGAGTATTTCTTTATGGACGAGCACTTTGACAAACAGTACCGCACCGAAGAAAAAATGCTGACCGTATTCGGTTACTTTGCCGGCCTTACTATCTTTATTGCCTGCCTCGGTTTGTTTGGCCTGGCATCGTTTACAGCTGAGCAACGCACCAAAGAGATCGGAATCCGGAAAGTGCTGGGCTCATCCACAGGAAGTATCGTGCTGCTCCTCTCCCGCGACTTTGCCTTGCTGGTACTTATTGCTATAGTTCTGGCCATACCTGTGGCCTGGTATGGCATGGATAAATGGCTGCAGGATTTTGCTTACCGCACCGATCTGAGCTGGTGGATATTTGCTGTTGCCGGTTTTGCTGCCATGTCGATTGCTTTACTTACAGTTAGTTTCCAGGCGGTAAGAGCCGCTTTGCAGGACCCCGTAAAAGCCATCCGAACACAATAA